The following proteins come from a genomic window of Gemmatimonadaceae bacterium:
- a CDS encoding alpha/beta fold hydrolase, producing the protein MRIPLIALVALGAAPAARQAPPASPAAPCTTATTACEQWVIYGAGPARSMVYATYALRTPNAAITRALIMVHGAARNADHYFRTATAAAFLDGALGNTIVVAPHFIAERDTAQPNEVRWPERGDTWRSGGMSPSNPTLSSFDFMDEILRTLADKNVFPNLATIVVAGHSAGGQFATRYEMANKVDGTLGVRIRYVVANPSSYAWPAAVRPLPTGDASPDAALGEPLGKLGETVHTTYAYGPFDSTRVPRYNHWPAGLEDRHGYTAQMSDEQLRKQLAERTTTYLLGQVDVLPLGGFDSSPSAMAQGPTRRARGEAFFKYVTETLGAKTATAIIVPECGHNDRCIYTTREVFPVIFPK; encoded by the coding sequence ATGCGAATCCCTCTCATCGCCCTCGTCGCGCTCGGCGCAGCGCCGGCGGCGCGCCAGGCGCCTCCCGCTTCCCCGGCGGCGCCGTGCACCACGGCCACGACGGCCTGCGAACAATGGGTCATCTACGGCGCCGGCCCGGCACGCTCAATGGTGTACGCCACCTACGCGCTCCGAACGCCTAACGCCGCCATCACGCGTGCGCTGATCATGGTGCACGGCGCCGCGCGCAATGCCGACCATTATTTCCGGACTGCGACCGCCGCCGCGTTCCTCGACGGCGCGCTCGGGAACACGATCGTCGTCGCCCCGCACTTCATTGCCGAGCGCGACACGGCGCAGCCCAACGAGGTGCGGTGGCCGGAGCGCGGCGATACGTGGCGTTCTGGCGGCATGTCGCCCTCCAATCCCACGCTGTCCTCGTTCGATTTCATGGATGAGATCCTGCGCACGCTCGCCGACAAGAACGTGTTCCCCAACCTTGCCACGATCGTGGTCGCCGGACACTCGGCCGGCGGGCAGTTCGCGACGCGCTACGAGATGGCCAACAAGGTTGACGGCACGCTCGGCGTACGCATCAGGTACGTGGTGGCAAACCCGTCCAGCTATGCGTGGCCGGCGGCCGTGCGGCCGCTCCCCACGGGCGACGCCAGCCCCGATGCGGCGCTCGGCGAACCGTTAGGCAAGTTGGGCGAGACGGTGCATACGACGTACGCCTACGGACCGTTCGACTCGACCAGGGTGCCGCGCTACAACCACTGGCCGGCCGGTCTGGAAGATCGCCACGGCTACACTGCGCAGATGAGCGACGAGCAGCTCCGGAAGCAGCTGGCCGAGCGTACCACGACGTATCTGTTGGGACAGGTCGACGTCCTCCCATTAGGCGGCTTCGATTCGTCGCCGTCGGCGATGGCGCAGGGACCCACGCGCCGCGCGCGCGGTGAAGCGTTCTTCAAGTACGTCACCGAAACCCTCGGCGCCAAGACCGCAACGGCCATCATCGTGCCCGAGTGCGGACACAACGATCGATGCATCTACACGACGCGCGAGGTGTTCCCGGTGATCTTCCCGAAATAG
- a CDS encoding dihydrofolate reductase family protein has protein sequence MRASVFVGTSLDGFIARPNGALDFLDAGGAEPHGYAEFMADVDAIVIGRNTFETVLGFDRWPYDKPVYVLSSRPLPRIPAAAAVEHLSGDARDVMTQLEARGAGHIYVDGGVTIQRFLEAGLIDRLIVTRVPVLIGSGIPLFGSLTRDVLVRHVATRQFGGGLVQSEYDVVR, from the coding sequence ATGCGCGCCTCGGTGTTCGTCGGCACCAGCCTCGACGGCTTCATCGCTCGGCCTAACGGAGCGCTGGATTTTTTGGACGCCGGCGGCGCCGAACCGCACGGCTACGCGGAATTCATGGCCGACGTCGACGCGATCGTCATCGGGCGCAACACCTTCGAGACCGTACTCGGGTTTGACCGGTGGCCGTACGACAAGCCGGTGTACGTGCTCAGCAGTCGGCCGCTCCCACGCATCCCCGCGGCGGCGGCGGTCGAGCACTTGTCGGGCGACGCGCGCGACGTCATGACGCAACTCGAAGCGCGCGGCGCGGGCCATATCTATGTGGACGGCGGCGTCACCATCCAGCGATTTCTCGAGGCCGGCCTGATCGATCGTCTCATCGTCACGCGCGTGCCGGTGCTCATCGGCTCGGGCATCCCGCTCTTCGGATCGCTCACACGCGACGTTCTCGTTAGGCATGTGGCGACGCGCCAGTTCGGCGGCGGCCTCGTGCAGAGCGAATACGACGTCGTGCGGTAG
- a CDS encoding macro domain-containing protein: protein MIEVVVADITTMPTDAIVNAANSGLAGGGGVDGAIHRRAGPALARAATTLGPCPAGHAVITPGFGLLARYVIHAVGPVWHGGHRDEAAVLARAYERSFALARAQQDIRSIAFPAISTGAYGFPKELAAQVALSAMRAHEAAVDRVVACLFDEESARIYRALVDG, encoded by the coding sequence ATGATCGAAGTGGTGGTCGCGGACATCACGACGATGCCGACGGACGCGATCGTAAACGCCGCGAACAGCGGCCTCGCGGGCGGCGGCGGCGTGGACGGCGCGATCCACCGGCGCGCCGGACCGGCGCTCGCGCGCGCCGCGACGACGCTGGGCCCCTGCCCCGCCGGCCACGCGGTGATCACACCGGGCTTTGGTCTGCTCGCCCGCTATGTGATCCATGCCGTCGGCCCAGTGTGGCACGGCGGACATCGGGATGAAGCCGCGGTGCTCGCCCGCGCCTACGAGCGCAGCTTCGCGCTCGCACGCGCACAGCAAGACATCCGATCGATCGCGTTCCCCGCCATTTCCACCGGTGCATACGGTTTCCCGAAAGAACTGGCGGCGCAGGTCGCGCTCTCGGCGATGCGCGCCCACGAGGCAGCGGTCGACCGGGTCGTCGCATGTCTGTTCGATGAGGAGAGCGCGCGCATTTATCGGGCGCTGGTCGACGGCTAG
- a CDS encoding pyridoxamine 5'-phosphate oxidase family protein — MTTPELLAFMQGNKLAVQASVSATSAAQAAVVGIAVTDALEVVFDTLDSTRKVANLRTNPRLAFVIGGAVPGDERTVQYEGVADEPTGPECERIRAAYFSAWPDGRSRANWPGLIYVRVRPTWIRYSDFNQNPPLVVEFDARQLSPAVSAIR; from the coding sequence ATGACTACGCCCGAGCTCCTCGCGTTCATGCAGGGGAACAAACTCGCAGTACAAGCGTCGGTGTCGGCGACGAGCGCGGCTCAGGCGGCCGTGGTGGGCATCGCGGTCACCGATGCGCTCGAGGTGGTATTCGACACGCTCGACTCGACGCGCAAAGTGGCGAATCTGCGCACGAATCCGCGGCTCGCGTTCGTGATCGGCGGCGCGGTGCCCGGCGACGAACGCACGGTGCAGTACGAAGGCGTGGCGGACGAGCCGACTGGCCCGGAGTGCGAGCGGATCCGCGCGGCGTATTTCAGCGCGTGGCCGGATGGCCGCTCGCGTGCCAACTGGCCCGGGCTCATCTACGTACGCGTGCGTCCGACCTGGATCCGCTACAGCGATTTCAACCAGAACCCGCCGCTGGTGGTCGAATTCGACGCGCGCCAGTTATCGCCGGCGGTTTCGGCAATCCGTTAG